The Macrobrachium nipponense isolate FS-2020 chromosome 1, ASM1510439v2, whole genome shotgun sequence genome includes a window with the following:
- the LOC135218766 gene encoding collagen alpha-2(I) chain-like, with protein sequence MDRPGTPRVLGRAGRRPLLVPGRVGWAAVGPGMGGQAFRHWSRGGRAGTATGPRTGGQTSATGSGTGGPGLTLVPGRVGRRPPLVPGQVGPGMGRQASATGPWTGRPGPPPLVGRCLPLVPGRAGPARRGSREGRAGIRHKSRAYRGSRDGWAGVLHGSQDGRAGPDAGPGTDGQASFMGPGTGGPGGQAYCRSRNGQAGVRHASRGRAR encoded by the coding sequence ATGGACAGGCCGGGCAcgccgcgggtcctgggacgggcgggcaggcgtccgctactggtcccgggacgggtgggctggGCCGCCgtgggtcctgggatgggcgggcaggcgttccgccactggtcccggggcgggcgggccgggacagccacgggtcccaggacgggcgggcagacgTCCGCCACTGGTTccgggacgggtgggccgggcctgacgctggtcccgggacgggtgggcaggcgtccaccactggtcccgggacaggtgggcccCGGGATGGgccggcaggcgtccgccactggtccctgGACGGGCCGGCCGGGCCCGCCGCCGCTGGTGGGCAGGTGtctgccactggtcccgggacgggcgggccccgcccgccgcgggtcccgggaagggcgggcaggcatccgccaCAAGTCCCGGGCCTACCGCGGGTcacgggacgggtgggcaggtgTCCTTCacgggtcccaggatgggcgggccgggcccgacgcgggtcccgggacggacggGCAGGCGTCCTTcatgggtcctgggacgggtgggccggGCGGGCAGGCCTACTGTAGGTCCCGGAACGGGCAAGCAGGCGTCCGCCATGCGTCCCGGGGCCGGGCTCGCTGA
- the LOC135218767 gene encoding basic proline-rich protein-like codes for MVDACPPIPGPAAGPARQSQDTWRTPAHPSREPAAGTTHPLRDAWRMPARPSQDPLRARPARPRTSGGRLPARPGTSVGRLPTRPGTRSGPGPPILGPVVDACPPVPGPAAGPARPSRDQWWMPAARPRDQWRHLPAPRDQWRTPARPSRDQWRTPTRPSRHPRWARDLWRMPARPSRPGPAAGGARPSRDEWQTPAHGGGPGPPVQGPVADACRGRPGPPVPEPVADVCPPVLGPVAVPARPSRDQ; via the exons atggtggacgcctgcccgcccatcccgggacccgcggcgggcccagcccgccagtcccaggacacgtggcggacgcctgcccacccgtcccgggaaccCGCAGCGGGCACGACCCACCCGTTGCGTGACGCATGGAGAATGCCAGCCCGCCCTTCCCAGGACCCGCTACGGGCCcgccccgcccgtcccaggaccagtggcggacgcctgcccgcccgtcccgggaccagtgtcggccgcctgcccacccgtcccgggacccgcagcgGGCCCGGCCCACCCATCCTAGGACCAGTGGTGGACGCctgcccacctgtcccgggacccgcggcaggcccggcccgcccgtcccgggaccagtggtggatgcctgccgcccgtccccgggaccagTGGCGACACCTGCCCGCcccccgggaccagtggcggacacctgcccgcccgtcccgggaccagtggcggacaccTACCCGCCCGTCCCGGCACCCGCGGTGGGCCCGGGACTTGtggcggatgcctgcccgccctTCCCGACCCGGGCCCGCGGCGGGcggggcccgcccgtcccgggacgagTGGCAGACACCTGCCCACggcggcgggcccggcccgcccgtccagggaccagtggcggacgcctgccg cggcaggcccggcccgcccgtcccggaaccaGTGGCGGAcgtctgcccgcccgtcctgggacccgtggctgtcccggcccgcccgtcccgggaccagtga
- the LOC135220147 gene encoding neurotrophin 1-like — translation MRMTINSQVWISLATAVFPSSPLHYPTPATLHHHLPSYTLQPLYDLHEYHEPPVPLCAKNNTKSWCLEDPEYPAYEIKQAIQHYHFYFTSLYADVGDLDTALSVRKPPGTLEDETYLCPSKTSYVRPLRAQNNFGKWRVIVNNIKANYQTYTQTTRLEECLTAGEPCPFVPLCHESRCLQKTIYHRFLVYDPYDQHFPFAIETFRLPSSCACLLGEYIIPSRII, via the coding sequence ATGAGAATGACTATTAATTCACAGGTATGGATATCATTAGCGACGGCagtctttccttcttctcccttaCACTACCCGACCCCGGCAACACTCCACCACCACTTGCCGTCGTACACTCTCCAACCCCTCTACGACCTCCATGAGTACCACGAGCCGCCGGTGCCCCTCTGCGCCAAGAACAACACCAAATCCTGGTGCCTCGAGGATCCGGAGTATCCTGCATACGAAATCAAACAGGCCATCCAGCACTACCACTTCTACTTCACCAGTCTCTATGCCGACGTCGGGGACCTCGACACCGCTCTTTCGGTCAGGAAGCCTCCTGGCACTCTCGAAGACGAGACCTATTTGTGTCCTTCGAAGACGTCCTACGTGCGCCCGCTGAGGGCCCAGAACAACTTCGGCAAATGGCGGGTGATTGTTAACAATATAAAAGCCAATTACCAGACCTACACCCAGACGACCCGTCTGGAGGAATGCCTGACGGCTGGAGAGCCGTGTCCCTTCGTGCCGCTGTGTCATGAGTCACGGTGTCTCCAGAAGACTATCTATCACCGGTTCCTCGTCTACGACCCCTACGACCAGCACTTCCCCTTCGCCATCGAGACATTCAGGCTGCCCTCGAGTTGTGCTTGTCTTCTTGGGGAGTACATCATCCCTTCCCGAATTATATAA